The Hyphomonadaceae bacterium ML37 genome includes a region encoding these proteins:
- the nusG gene encoding transcription termination/antitermination protein NusG, translating to MSAKWYIVNAYSNFEKKVAEAIRSEAVLKGLEDRFEEIIVPTEEVVEVRRGRKVNAERKYFPGYVLVKMDMTDEAYHLVKNTPRVTGFLGSGKRPLPVPEIEIKRIMGQMEDDAERPRSTISFDIGESVRVTDGSFMGFVGTVDDVDDGKETLKVAINIFGRATPVELEFTQVEKAN from the coding sequence ATGTCCGCCAAATGGTACATCGTCAACGCCTATTCCAACTTCGAAAAGAAGGTGGCCGAAGCGATCCGGTCCGAAGCCGTCCTCAAGGGTCTTGAGGACCGGTTCGAGGAAATCATCGTGCCGACCGAAGAGGTCGTTGAAGTGCGCCGCGGCCGCAAGGTCAACGCCGAGCGCAAATACTTTCCCGGCTATGTGCTGGTGAAAATGGATATGACGGACGAGGCCTATCACCTCGTCAAGAACACGCCGCGCGTGACCGGTTTCCTGGGCTCGGGCAAGCGCCCGCTGCCGGTGCCGGAAATCGAGATCAAGCGGATCATGGGCCAGATGGAGGACGACGCCGAACGGCCGCGCTCCACCATCTCGTTCGATATCGGCGAGAGCGTGCGCGTGACGGACGGATCGTTCATGGGCTTTGTCGGCACCGTCGACGATGTCGATGACGGCAAGGAGACCTTGAAGGTCGCCATCAATATTTTCGGCCGGGCCACCCCGGTCGAGCTGGAATTCACTCAGGTCGAAAAAGCGAACTGA
- the secE gene encoding preprotein translocase subunit SecE produces MARDTKNRPPAKPAASGRSGTSGGAATAPAPKKPFNPLRFFAEVRQEGRKVTWTGRNETFISTVMVLIMTVIAAIFFFAVDSALGFIIRNLLGLGA; encoded by the coding sequence ATGGCGCGAGACACGAAAAACCGCCCGCCGGCGAAACCGGCCGCCAGCGGCCGAAGCGGGACTTCGGGCGGAGCAGCGACTGCGCCTGCGCCCAAGAAGCCGTTCAACCCGCTGCGCTTCTTCGCCGAAGTGCGTCAGGAGGGCCGCAAGGTCACCTGGACGGGCCGTAACGAGACCTTCATCTCCACCGTCATGGTGCTGATCATGACGGTCATCGCGGCGATCTTCTTTTTCGCGGTCGACAGCGCGCTCGGCTTTATCATCCGCAATCTCCTCGGTCTTGGAGCCTGA
- a CDS encoding putative 2OG-Fe(II) oxygenase, whose translation MPESLQALCARADALKAQKRLDEALAVHEAAAAAYPDNPVALHNLAASQGDCGRHEASAANARRAIALGLKAGETRVVLARALMQLGALDAAAEAYDAACAINGAMVDAQLERCQLIWMRTGDRGQALSALERDIAARPGFGPLEYVRARALDYMGDLEGACAQIEALAAREPGQLVLQCAAVYLLTRAGRLEAARARARQALQIAPREFTALEAWTHVCLAEGDSDGADAAAKRLLSLAPDNQNAVNLQAMAWRMRGDPRFDALYDYDALVRPQTIAPPPGWSSKEAYLSDLATELKAAHPYRTHPFGQSVRHGSQRPDILSVQSPAIQAFRHALDPLVDAYIEGLGQGGDPLRRRRAGRWRIHGVWSVWLTPGGFHTDHVHPDGWISSAFYVALPDAVGAGGREGWIRFGEAGVPVTPAQSAQHWVKPEPGMLVLFPSYMWHGTVRFGGEQARLTMAMDIVPA comes from the coding sequence ATGCCCGAATCCTTGCAGGCCCTGTGCGCGCGCGCCGATGCGCTCAAGGCGCAAAAGCGTCTCGACGAGGCGCTGGCGGTGCATGAGGCGGCTGCGGCGGCCTATCCCGACAATCCGGTCGCGCTGCATAACCTCGCCGCCAGCCAGGGCGATTGCGGGCGTCACGAGGCCAGCGCCGCCAATGCGCGCCGGGCCATCGCGCTGGGGCTGAAGGCGGGCGAGACGCGGGTTGTGCTGGCGCGCGCGCTGATGCAGCTGGGCGCACTTGATGCAGCGGCGGAGGCCTATGACGCGGCGTGCGCCATCAATGGCGCCATGGTGGACGCCCAGCTGGAGCGCTGCCAGCTGATCTGGATGCGCACCGGCGACCGGGGGCAGGCGCTGAGCGCGCTGGAGCGTGACATCGCGGCCCGGCCGGGCTTTGGACCTCTGGAATATGTGCGGGCGCGCGCGCTCGATTATATGGGCGATCTTGAGGGCGCGTGCGCGCAGATTGAGGCGCTGGCGGCGCGCGAGCCGGGCCAGCTCGTGCTGCAATGCGCGGCGGTCTATCTGCTCACCCGGGCCGGGCGGCTGGAGGCGGCGCGGGCGCGGGCGCGTCAGGCGCTGCAGATCGCGCCGCGTGAGTTCACCGCGTTGGAAGCCTGGACCCATGTCTGCCTGGCCGAGGGCGATAGCGACGGGGCGGATGCGGCGGCCAAACGCCTGCTGTCGCTGGCGCCGGACAATCAGAACGCGGTCAATCTGCAGGCCATGGCCTGGCGCATGCGCGGCGATCCGCGCTTTGACGCGCTCTATGACTATGACGCGCTGGTGCGCCCGCAAACGATCGCGCCGCCGCCGGGCTGGAGCAGCAAGGAGGCGTATCTCTCTGATCTCGCCACCGAGCTGAAAGCCGCCCATCCCTACCGCACCCACCCGTTTGGACAGTCGGTGCGCCATGGCAGCCAGCGCCCGGACATATTGTCGGTGCAGAGCCCCGCCATCCAGGCGTTCCGCCACGCGCTGGACCCGCTGGTGGACGCGTATATCGAGGGACTGGGTCAGGGCGGTGATCCCTTGCGGCGGCGCCGGGCGGGGCGCTGGCGCATTCACGGCGTCTGGTCGGTCTGGCTGACGCCGGGCGGGTTCCATACCGATCATGTCCACCCCGATGGCTGGATTTCGTCGGCCTTCTATGTGGCGCTGCCAGATGCGGTCGGCGCGGGCGGGCGCGAGGGCTGGATCCGCTTTGGCGAGGCAGGTGTTCCGGTCACGCCGGCCCAGAGCGCGCAGCACTGGGTGAAGCCCGAACCGGGCATGCTTGTCCTGTTTCCCTCGTACATGTGGCACGGCACCGTCCGGTTCGGCGGCGAACAGGCGCGCCTGACCATGGCCATGGATATCGTGCCGGCCTGA
- a CDS encoding ubiquinone biosynthesis protein COQ4 has product MAASSTGAYAFPFQPLRPLAALGAFRDLVNDPEDTRHVFRFFSAAQGRTGEDSFRRFCDSAYGRGVIANRQSLADALTGRAQLEAHGPGTFAAAYLHYLDSEGLDPLGVHEAAVAVNPGHYEMLDRDYPQFSAYMWSMSLTHDLYHVLTGYGRNPLGEALLLVFTGVQTGSRGSRLLGAMAGLRIRSEIMRWPVGRMMRNAAAMARAARPMPVQDLSALFALPLDEARAALSITPDPLYRDTLAAWTGPQPITARV; this is encoded by the coding sequence ATGGCCGCGTCTTCAACCGGCGCTTACGCCTTTCCGTTCCAGCCCTTGCGCCCGCTGGCCGCGCTCGGGGCATTTCGCGATCTGGTCAATGATCCTGAAGACACCCGCCACGTCTTCCGCTTCTTCTCCGCCGCCCAGGGGCGCACGGGCGAAGACAGCTTCCGGCGCTTTTGCGACAGCGCGTATGGCCGCGGCGTGATCGCCAACCGCCAGAGCCTGGCCGATGCGCTCACCGGCCGTGCGCAGCTGGAAGCCCACGGGCCGGGCACGTTCGCGGCGGCCTATCTGCATTATCTTGACAGCGAAGGCCTCGACCCGCTGGGCGTGCACGAGGCGGCGGTGGCGGTGAATCCCGGCCATTACGAGATGCTGGACCGCGATTACCCGCAGTTCAGCGCCTATATGTGGTCCATGAGCCTGACCCATGATTTGTATCACGTGCTCACCGGCTATGGCCGCAACCCGCTGGGCGAGGCTTTGCTGCTGGTGTTCACCGGCGTGCAGACCGGCTCGCGCGGTTCGCGGCTGCTGGGGGCCATGGCGGGTCTGCGCATCCGTTCGGAAATCATGCGCTGGCCTGTGGGGCGCATGATGCGCAACGCAGCCGCCATGGCGCGTGCGGCCAGACCGATGCCGGTGCAGGATCTGTCAGCCCTGTTCGCCCTTCCGCTGGATGAGGCGCGTGCGGCCCTGTCCATTACGCCCGATCCGCTCTACCGCGACACGCTGGCGGCCTGGACCGGACCCCAGCCGATCACGGCGCGCGTTTGA
- the rplA gene encoding 50S ribosomal protein L1: MAKIAKRIAAARNGIDREKDHTLEAAVALVKERATAKFDETIEVAVNLGVDPRHADQMVRGVVSLPNGTGRSVRVAVFAKGAKAEEALKAGADVVGAEDLYETVAAGQIDFDKVIATPDMMPLVGRLGKVLGPRGMMPNPKVGTVTMDVAKAVANSKGGAVEFRVEKAGIVHAGVGKASFSQDALVENIRALLAGLVKSKPAGAKGQYVRRISLSSTMGPGVKVDVTEASTGAPTEAA; the protein is encoded by the coding sequence ATGGCGAAGATTGCAAAACGGATTGCTGCGGCGCGTAACGGCATTGACCGCGAAAAGGACCACACGCTCGAAGCGGCGGTGGCCCTGGTCAAGGAACGCGCCACGGCGAAGTTCGACGAGACCATCGAAGTGGCCGTGAATCTGGGTGTTGACCCGCGTCACGCCGACCAGATGGTGCGCGGCGTGGTGTCGCTGCCCAACGGTACGGGCCGTTCGGTCCGCGTGGCCGTGTTCGCCAAGGGCGCCAAGGCTGAAGAAGCCCTGAAAGCCGGCGCGGACGTGGTGGGCGCCGAGGACCTGTACGAAACCGTGGCCGCCGGCCAGATCGATTTCGACAAGGTCATCGCCACCCCGGACATGATGCCGCTGGTGGGACGTCTGGGCAAAGTGCTCGGTCCGCGCGGCATGATGCCGAACCCGAAGGTTGGCACCGTGACCATGGACGTGGCCAAGGCTGTGGCCAACTCCAAGGGCGGCGCAGTCGAGTTCCGCGTGGAAAAAGCGGGCATCGTGCATGCCGGCGTGGGCAAGGCGAGCTTCTCGCAGGACGCGCTGGTGGAAAACATCCGCGCGCTGCTGGCGGGCCTGGTGAAGTCGAAGCCGGCCGGCGCCAAGGGACAATATGTCCGGCGCATCTCGCTCAGCTCCACCATGGGGCCGGGCGTGAAAGTTGATGTGACCGAGGCGTCCACAGGCGCCCCGACCGAAGCGGCCTGA
- a CDS encoding TonB-dependent receptor, translating to MKRSIFKSCLLASTLIGGLTATAPALAQEEDGAQAPTSDVVRVTGTRILNPNLVSSSPVTTVDASDFNLSGTTRVEDLLNTLPQMAPSFDAFTVNPTTGFATADLRGLGTARTLVLVNGQRLQPGGIRSEAPDLNQIPAAMLSRVEILTGGASAVYGSDAMAGVVNFIIDRNFEGVSLTVGASAYQHNNRNTYLTPLMDARGFDYPTGSSGLDGQSYHIDFAMGSSFAGGAGHASAYFTYRQNEELRQGARDYSSCALSAAGTSCGGSSTAPIPSFFLLHPDYVGFANQATGPWTTGTAPLYNYAPINHFQRPDERWTAGSFLSYEVSPMLRPFVDIMFAQTNTEVQIAESGTFFVNFFEFDCASPLLGTMCADLGLNPADEVGVYIGKRNNEGGPRISAIESNSLRIVAGSEGDFGNGWAYNASFMYGSNSSNEANVNDFIPSRIETNVLNCLNPALLNTASCYDVFGIGPGVTPESAAALGGVGIRTGRTAIYSVGGYVTGDTGIVFPGAAEPVSMVIGAEWRRSEFAVTADANMSSGNFAGLGGPRPPIDGGFDVTEFYAEAGVPLFANLSADLGYRYSNYNTSGGVSSYKVGLNWEPSDILRFRGGYNRAIRAPSVNELFAQQQISLWGGEDPCAGAAPEFTEAQCVNTGVAPFDPLNPTASGTYGNIQSSPANQYNQFSGGNQTLQPEAADTWTFGFVASPMSNLSVSVDYYHIAIEDRIGTIGASTILRFCGLTGDPFLCDKVNRNATTGDLWLGSNLATSGFVENLNDNFGNLTWSGIDFTAAYATEFLGGNLGINFNGSVALEQEIEPLPGVNPDATFDCAGNINTSCQTPTWRHTLRATYDMGSWWSGSVRWRHTGAMDYVSTDGSPATTDQILVANGNELGSFNYIDLTGTFDLRSNTTLTVGVNNVMDREPPMVGGSLTLNANSIGGYDQVGRFLFARVNLRY from the coding sequence GTGAAGCGAAGCATTTTCAAGTCTTGCCTGCTGGCAAGCACGCTGATCGGGGGCCTGACCGCCACCGCGCCTGCGCTCGCGCAGGAAGAAGACGGCGCTCAGGCGCCGACCAGCGATGTCGTGCGTGTCACGGGCACGCGTATCCTCAACCCCAACCTCGTCTCGTCCAGCCCGGTGACCACGGTCGACGCGTCGGACTTCAACCTGTCGGGCACGACGCGGGTCGAAGACCTGCTGAACACCCTGCCGCAAATGGCGCCGAGCTTCGACGCGTTCACTGTGAACCCGACGACCGGCTTCGCCACCGCTGACCTGCGCGGCCTCGGCACCGCGCGCACCCTGGTGCTCGTCAACGGCCAGCGCCTTCAGCCGGGCGGCATCCGTTCGGAAGCCCCTGACCTGAACCAGATCCCGGCTGCGATGCTGTCGCGCGTGGAAATCCTGACCGGCGGCGCCTCGGCGGTGTACGGTTCGGACGCCATGGCCGGCGTTGTGAACTTCATCATCGACCGCAATTTCGAAGGCGTGTCGCTGACGGTTGGCGCGTCTGCCTATCAGCACAACAACCGCAACACCTATCTGACGCCTCTGATGGATGCGCGCGGGTTCGACTACCCCACGGGCAGCTCGGGCCTTGACGGTCAGTCCTATCACATCGACTTCGCCATGGGCTCCAGCTTTGCTGGCGGCGCGGGCCATGCGTCGGCTTACTTCACCTATCGCCAGAACGAAGAGCTGCGCCAGGGTGCGCGCGACTATTCGTCCTGCGCCCTGAGCGCGGCCGGCACGTCGTGCGGCGGCTCGTCGACCGCGCCGATCCCGAGCTTCTTCCTTCTGCACCCGGACTATGTCGGCTTCGCCAACCAGGCGACCGGTCCGTGGACCACGGGCACGGCGCCGCTGTACAACTATGCGCCGATCAACCACTTCCAGCGCCCGGACGAGCGCTGGACGGCCGGCTCCTTCCTGTCCTACGAGGTCAGCCCGATGCTGCGCCCGTTCGTGGACATCATGTTTGCGCAGACCAACACCGAGGTGCAGATCGCGGAGTCGGGCACGTTCTTCGTGAACTTCTTCGAGTTTGATTGCGCCAGCCCGCTGCTCGGCACGATGTGCGCCGATCTGGGCCTGAACCCGGCTGACGAAGTCGGCGTCTATATCGGCAAGCGTAACAATGAAGGCGGCCCGCGTATCTCGGCCATCGAATCCAACTCGCTGCGCATCGTCGCGGGCTCCGAGGGCGATTTCGGCAATGGCTGGGCGTACAACGCCTCGTTCATGTATGGCTCCAACTCGTCGAACGAAGCCAACGTCAACGACTTCATCCCGTCGCGTATCGAAACCAACGTCCTGAACTGCCTCAATCCGGCCCTGCTCAACACGGCGTCTTGCTATGACGTGTTCGGCATTGGACCGGGCGTGACCCCGGAATCAGCGGCTGCCCTGGGCGGCGTCGGCATTCGTACGGGCCGCACGGCGATCTACTCGGTGGGTGGTTACGTGACCGGCGATACCGGCATCGTGTTCCCCGGCGCCGCTGAGCCGGTCTCGATGGTGATCGGCGCTGAATGGCGCCGCAGCGAGTTCGCTGTGACCGCGGACGCCAACATGTCTTCGGGCAACTTCGCCGGTCTCGGCGGCCCGCGTCCGCCGATCGATGGCGGCTTCGACGTGACCGAGTTCTACGCTGAGGCGGGTGTCCCGCTGTTCGCCAACCTCTCGGCCGATCTGGGCTACCGCTACTCGAACTACAACACCTCGGGCGGCGTCAGCTCCTACAAGGTCGGTCTGAACTGGGAGCCGTCGGACATCCTGCGCTTCCGCGGCGGCTATAACCGCGCCATCCGCGCGCCCAGCGTCAACGAACTGTTCGCACAGCAGCAGATCTCGCTGTGGGGTGGTGAGGATCCCTGCGCCGGCGCTGCGCCGGAGTTCACTGAGGCTCAGTGTGTGAATACGGGTGTTGCTCCGTTTGATCCCTTGAATCCCACGGCTTCTGGCACGTACGGCAACATTCAAAGCAGCCCGGCGAACCAGTACAACCAGTTCTCCGGCGGCAACCAGACCCTGCAGCCTGAGGCGGCCGACACCTGGACCTTCGGCTTCGTTGCGTCGCCGATGTCCAACCTGTCGGTCTCGGTCGATTACTACCACATCGCGATCGAAGACCGGATCGGCACCATCGGCGCCAGTACGATCCTGCGCTTCTGCGGTCTGACCGGTGATCCGTTCCTGTGCGACAAGGTCAACCGCAACGCCACCACCGGCGATCTGTGGCTGGGCTCCAACCTCGCCACGTCCGGCTTTGTCGAAAACCTGAACGACAATTTCGGCAATCTGACCTGGTCGGGCATTGACTTCACGGCCGCCTACGCCACCGAATTCCTGGGCGGCAATCTGGGCATCAACTTCAATGGCTCGGTTGCTCTGGAGCAGGAAATCGAACCGCTGCCGGGCGTGAACCCGGACGCGACGTTCGATTGCGCCGGCAACATCAACACCTCGTGCCAGACCCCGACATGGCGTCACACCCTGCGTGCGACGTACGACATGGGCAGCTGGTGGAGCGGTTCGGTGCGCTGGCGTCATACCGGCGCCATGGACTATGTCAGCACTGACGGCTCGCCTGCCACGACCGACCAGATCCTGGTCGCCAATGGCAATGAGCTCGGTTCGTTCAACTATATCGACCTGACGGGTACGTTCGACCTTCGTTCGAACACCACCCTGACGGTGGGTGTGAACAACGTGATGGACCGTGAGCCGCCGATGGTCGGCGGGTCGCTGACCCTGAACGCCAACTCGATTGGCGGTTATGATCAGGTCGGCCGCTTCCTGTTCGCCCGCGTCAATCTGCGTTACTGA
- the tuf gene encoding elongation factor Tu has translation MAKGKFERNKPHVNIGTIGHVDHGKTTLTAAITKYFGEFRAYDQIDGAPEEKARGITISTAHVEYETPGRHYAHVDCPGHADYVKNMITGAAQMDGAILVVNAADGPMPQTREHILLARQVGVPALVVFLNKVDQVDDAELLELVEMEVRELLSSYDFPGDDIPIIAGSALHAMNGTQPEIGENQIKALMAAVDEYIPTPERAIDQPFLMPIEDVFSISGRGTVVTGRVERGIVKVGDEIEIVGLRDTKKTICTGVEMFRKLLDQGQAGDNVGVLLRGVDREGVERGQVLCKPGTIKPHKKFVAEAYILTKEEGGRHTPFFTNYRPQFYFRTTDVTGVVSLLEGTEMVMPGDNVEINVELITPIAMEEKLRFAIREGGRTVGAGVVAKIVE, from the coding sequence ATGGCCAAGGGTAAGTTTGAGCGTAACAAGCCGCACGTCAACATTGGCACGATTGGTCACGTTGACCATGGCAAGACGACGCTGACGGCTGCGATTACGAAGTATTTCGGCGAGTTCCGGGCGTATGACCAGATTGACGGGGCGCCCGAAGAGAAGGCGCGCGGGATCACGATCTCGACGGCGCACGTCGAGTACGAGACGCCGGGCCGGCACTACGCCCACGTCGACTGCCCGGGCCACGCGGACTATGTGAAGAACATGATCACGGGCGCGGCGCAGATGGACGGCGCGATTCTGGTGGTGAACGCGGCTGACGGCCCGATGCCGCAGACGCGCGAGCACATCCTGCTGGCCCGTCAGGTGGGCGTGCCCGCCCTGGTGGTGTTCCTCAACAAGGTCGACCAGGTCGACGACGCCGAGCTTCTGGAGCTGGTGGAGATGGAAGTGCGCGAGCTTCTGTCGTCCTACGACTTCCCAGGCGACGATATTCCGATCATCGCCGGCTCGGCCCTGCACGCGATGAACGGCACGCAGCCGGAGATCGGCGAGAACCAGATCAAGGCGCTGATGGCGGCTGTGGACGAGTATATCCCGACCCCGGAACGCGCCATTGACCAGCCCTTCCTGATGCCGATCGAAGACGTGTTCTCCATCTCGGGCCGCGGCACGGTGGTGACCGGGCGTGTCGAGCGCGGCATCGTGAAAGTGGGCGACGAGATCGAGATCGTGGGCCTGCGCGACACCAAGAAGACGATCTGCACGGGCGTGGAAATGTTCCGCAAGCTGCTCGACCAGGGCCAGGCGGGCGATAACGTCGGCGTTCTCTTGCGCGGCGTGGACCGCGAGGGCGTGGAGCGCGGCCAGGTGCTGTGCAAGCCCGGCACGATCAAGCCGCACAAGAAGTTCGTGGCTGAAGCCTATATCCTGACCAAGGAAGAGGGCGGGCGTCACACCCCGTTCTTCACCAACTACCGTCCGCAGTTCTACTTCCGCACGACGGACGTGACGGGCGTGGTGAGCCTTCTGGAAGGCACCGAGATGGTGATGCCGGGCGATAATGTGGAGATCAACGTCGAACTGATCACCCCGATCGCCATGGAAGAGAAGCTGCGCTTCGCCATCCGCGAAGGCGGCCGCACGGTCGGCGCCGGCGTGGTGGCCAAGATCGTCGAGTAA
- a CDS encoding sulfotransferase yields the protein MSLTRSTAEAQIRSAAARGALSGILAACRAAVEACPDIADFWFDLGYYLRQNEEPRAALDAYARALALGGAEPEMIHLNRAVILSDDLLDDTGAMAELTAALDLRPDFAPALMNLGNLHEERGERREALACYRRVLDQGPGAGPAHAGDAQARLLRLEAMEEGASGPAARALQAAFEGAGGAPAETRANLGFALGQVLERAGRIAPAFEAYTRANAIAAAAHPRYDRARAQANAQALIDAFPAARPAGVRDGEGGADLIFICGLHRSGSSLAERVLSMHRNVAAFGELPFLQRLAARDLAPFPAGAGRLDAAGARAAAQRYRDRLAAMHAPRPGLRYTDKRPQNFLLIGLILQLFPEAKIIHTVRDRRDVMVSIFGQHLDPRAAAYACDPGDIAHYMGLQARIMDHWRALYPQAIFDLDYDAFVRAPDDTLAGLTGWLDLPAQDDLLDFHARPGTVKTASYWQVRSPVNTHSSGRWRAWAPHMGEAFAALARAGLVADRG from the coding sequence ATGAGCCTGACCCGCAGCACAGCCGAGGCGCAGATTCGCAGCGCCGCCGCGCGCGGCGCGCTCTCCGGCATCCTCGCCGCCTGCCGGGCCGCGGTGGAAGCCTGCCCTGACATTGCCGATTTCTGGTTCGATCTGGGCTATTACCTGCGCCAGAACGAAGAGCCGCGCGCTGCGCTGGACGCCTATGCCCGCGCCCTGGCGCTGGGCGGCGCCGAGCCGGAGATGATCCATCTCAACCGCGCGGTGATCCTATCTGACGATTTGCTCGACGATACCGGCGCCATGGCGGAGCTGACAGCGGCGCTGGACCTGCGCCCGGACTTTGCGCCGGCCCTGATGAATCTCGGCAATCTGCATGAAGAGCGCGGCGAGCGGCGTGAGGCGCTGGCGTGTTACCGCCGCGTCCTGGACCAAGGGCCCGGCGCCGGACCCGCCCATGCCGGCGACGCACAGGCCCGCCTGTTGCGCCTAGAAGCCATGGAGGAGGGGGCGTCCGGGCCTGCGGCGCGCGCCCTGCAGGCGGCGTTTGAGGGCGCGGGCGGCGCGCCGGCCGAGACCCGCGCCAATCTGGGCTTCGCTCTGGGCCAGGTGCTTGAGCGCGCTGGCCGCATCGCGCCCGCTTTCGAAGCCTATACGCGCGCCAACGCCATCGCGGCGGCGGCGCATCCGCGCTATGATCGCGCCCGCGCGCAGGCCAATGCACAGGCGCTCATCGACGCCTTTCCGGCCGCGCGTCCGGCCGGGGTGAGGGACGGCGAAGGGGGTGCAGACCTGATCTTCATCTGCGGGTTGCACCGGTCCGGCTCGTCGCTGGCCGAGCGGGTGCTGTCCATGCATCGCAATGTGGCCGCGTTCGGCGAGCTGCCCTTCCTGCAGCGCCTGGCGGCGCGGGATCTGGCGCCCTTTCCCGCCGGCGCCGGGCGCCTCGATGCGGCGGGCGCACGCGCGGCGGCGCAGCGCTACCGTGACCGTCTGGCGGCGATGCACGCGCCCCGGCCGGGTCTGCGCTACACCGACAAGCGGCCGCAGAATTTCCTGCTGATTGGCCTGATCCTCCAGCTCTTCCCCGAGGCGAAGATCATTCATACCGTGCGCGACCGGCGCGATGTGATGGTGTCCATCTTCGGCCAGCATCTCGACCCGCGCGCGGCGGCCTATGCGTGCGATCCCGGTGATATCGCCCACTATATGGGTCTGCAGGCGCGCATCATGGATCACTGGCGCGCGCTGTACCCGCAGGCGATTTTTGATCTGGACTATGACGCCTTCGTGCGCGCGCCCGATGACACGCTGGCAGGGCTCACTGGCTGGCTGGATCTGCCGGCCCAGGATGATCTTCTGGACTTCCACGCCCGGCCCGGCACGGTGAAGACCGCCAGCTATTGGCAGGTGCGCAGTCCGGTCAATACGCACTCGTCCGGGCGCTGGCGCGCGTGGGCGCCCCATATGGGCGAGGCCTTCGCGGCGCTGGCGCGCGCGGGGCTGGTTGCGGACCGGGGATAA
- the rplK gene encoding 50S ribosomal protein L11: MAKKITGYINLQVPAGAANPSPPIGPALGQRGVNIMEFCKAFNAKTQEIEKSTPIPVTITVYSDKSFTFVTKTPPASFFLKKAAKVQKGSATAGKTAPTAKVTRAQCREIAETKMADLNATDLDAATRIIEGSARSMGIEVVE; encoded by the coding sequence ATGGCGAAAAAGATTACAGGTTACATCAACCTGCAAGTTCCCGCCGGCGCAGCCAACCCGTCGCCGCCCATCGGGCCGGCGCTGGGTCAGCGCGGCGTGAACATCATGGAATTCTGCAAGGCGTTCAACGCCAAGACGCAAGAGATCGAGAAGAGCACGCCGATTCCCGTGACCATCACGGTGTACTCGGACAAATCCTTCACGTTCGTGACCAAGACCCCGCCGGCGAGCTTCTTCCTGAAGAAGGCCGCCAAGGTTCAAAAAGGCTCCGCCACGGCCGGCAAGACCGCGCCGACCGCCAAGGTGACGCGCGCCCAGTGCCGTGAAATCGCCGAGACGAAAATGGCTGATCTGAACGCGACCGACCTGGACGCCGCCACCCGCATCATCGAGGGTTCGGCGCGCTCCATGGGCATCGAAGTGGTGGAGTAG
- a CDS encoding methyltransferase domain-containing protein, which produces MDGRETWSRYWASGQTHSCFAAGKPFDSGFVWKEFFDALAPGARVLDLACGAGALTRLAVDHPHGFEVTGADYADTLAPIEGAHVVAGAALEALPFEAGSFDAAISQFGLEYADTGAALREAARVLAPGGRLGVLAHARDGEAVAAARARIARASSLIAPGGLAAQVRALGEARASGQGEAQAFETVRRLFTEETARPLDETTHWAMSFLAEILNKKDRFPPPYLIENAQTVLNEVSAHCARLTLMTEASLDEAGALALAQTARAAGLSTDGSEAVRDNAGRPVGWWISGRVEPE; this is translated from the coding sequence ATGGACGGACGCGAGACCTGGAGCCGGTATTGGGCGTCGGGCCAGACCCATAGCTGTTTCGCGGCCGGCAAACCCTTCGATAGCGGGTTTGTCTGGAAAGAGTTTTTCGATGCGCTGGCGCCAGGCGCCCGGGTGCTCGATCTCGCCTGCGGGGCCGGGGCGCTGACCCGGCTGGCGGTCGACCATCCCCATGGCTTTGAGGTGACCGGCGCCGATTATGCCGACACGCTGGCCCCCATTGAGGGCGCGCACGTGGTGGCCGGCGCAGCGCTGGAAGCGCTTCCCTTCGAAGCCGGATCGTTTGACGCGGCCATCTCCCAGTTCGGGCTGGAATACGCCGACACAGGCGCGGCGCTGCGCGAGGCGGCGCGGGTGCTGGCGCCGGGCGGGCGACTGGGCGTGCTCGCCCATGCGCGTGATGGCGAGGCGGTCGCCGCGGCCCGTGCGCGGATTGCGCGGGCTTCCAGCTTGATCGCGCCCGGCGGGCTGGCCGCGCAGGTGCGCGCCCTGGGCGAGGCGCGCGCGAGCGGGCAGGGCGAGGCCCAGGCGTTCGAGACCGTGCGCCGCCTGTTCACCGAGGAAACCGCCCGCCCGCTTGACGAAACCACCCATTGGGCGATGAGCTTTCTGGCCGAAATACTCAACAAGAAAGACCGCTTCCCGCCGCCCTATCTGATCGAGAATGCTCAGACCGTTCTGAACGAAGTCTCCGCGCACTGCGCACGGCTCACATTGATGACTGAAGCATCGTTGGACGAGGCCGGCGCGCTGGCGCTGGCGCAGACGGCGCGCGCCGCCGGGTTGTCCACAGACGGTTCCGAAGCTGTGCGTGACAACGCCGGCCGGCCCGTGGGCTGGTGGATATCGGGGCGAGTCGAACCTGAGTAA